Within the Heliomicrobium undosum genome, the region GTAGCCGCCTCCGAGGCTTTTGTGGAGGAGATGCGCCATCTTTTCCTGGCAATGAAAGAGAAATCAGGGCTTTATGAAACGCAGGCGGTTGTGACGCCGGGGCGGGATGGGCGGCTGAGCCGGTTGGGCCGGCAGGTGCTCGAGCAGGTCGAACGGTACGCCCACGGCTTGCGGAACGATGTCATCGAGCGCCGGGAGGCCGACCGCCGGCGGTTTCTCGACCATTTCGGGGCGACGATGGAGGAATGGAATGACTGGCGCTGGCAGTGCCGCCATGTGATCCGCGACGCCGGCGCTTTGCAGGCACTGGTCGATCTCACCGACGAGGAGCGGGCAGCCATCGAGCTTGCCCGGTCAGAAGGGATCGCCTTCGGGGTCACCCCTTACTATGTGATGTTGATGGATCGGGAACCCCACCGGCGTTTTGACCATGCCGTGCGCGCCCAGGTGTTGCCACCGATGGACTATGTGGAAGGCATCTTGGCGGGAAAAGGGGACCCCTCCAAGAGTTTCGACTTCATGGGCGAAGGGGACACGTCGCCGGAACGGCTGATCACCCGTCGCTACCCCATGATCGCCATCTTAAAGCCCTACAACACCTGCGCCCAGATCTGCGTCTACTGCCAGCGCAATTGGGAGATCGACGATGTCCTCTCGCCGAAGGCGGCGGCCTCCGAGGACAAGATGAGCAAAGCCCTGGCCTGGTTCCGCCAGCACCCGGAAGTGGAAGAGGTGCTGATCACCGGCGGCGATCCCGGCATCATGTCCGACGGAGCGCTCAAAAAAGTGCTCGATGCCGTCTGCGCCTTCGATCATATCCGGCGCATCCGCATCGGCACCCGGACACCGGTCGTTCTGCCCATGCGCATCACCGAGGCCTTCGCCGATCTGCTGGCATCGTACCGGATTCCGGGACGGCGGGAAGTGGTCGTCATGACCCACTTCGAACACCCTTACGAGGTGACGCCCGAGGCGGCTGAAGCCGTGCAGCGCTTGCGCCGGCGCGGCCTGCCCGTCTACAACCAGGGCGTCTTTACGCTGGAAAACGCCCGGCGCTTCGAGATGGCGGCGCTGCGCAGGTTGTTGCGCTTGATTGGCGTTGACCCCTACTATACCTTCAACGCCAAAGGCAAGGAGGAAACGCGCGCCTACCGGGTTCCCATCGCCCGCCTGCTCCAGGAGCAGGCCGAGGAGGCGCGACTCATGCCCGGTCTGAACCGGTCCGATGAAGCCGTCTTCAACATCCCCCGCCTCGGAAAAAACTACCTGCGCGCCGGCCAGGATCATGAGGTGATCATGGTCGACAGCCGGGGGCGGCGGATCTACGAGTTTTACCCTTGGGATATGCCGTCCGACCCACAGCCATTCCTGTTCACCGATGTTGCCATCCAGGATTTCTTGCATGCCTTGGCGCAGCGGGGGGAGGCGCCTGAGGCGTACCGGAGCATCTGGTATTACTATTAGGCGGATCGAATGACTCAGCCAAAAACGCTTCGACCAAAGAAGTGAGTCGAAGAATAGAGCCCCGGCGATTTGCCGAGGCTCTTCTTTATTTTGCTTCCTGGTAGTGAGGCGTCGTCAACTCCCGCACATGCTCTTCGAAAAGCACCTTGTCGATGAAGACGGTCAGGTGGCGGGTCAGGTCCATCTCATAGGGCCGCTTCAAAGGGAGCCCATCGGCGTCGTAGAGAAGTCGAATGACGGGGCGGCTTTGAAAGGCCTTGTTCACGTCGACGACGACGCCGATATCGCCGGTGTTCAGTTGAACAGTGCTGCCGATGGGGTAGATGGCGATGTTCTGCAGGAAGATCTGGGAGATGCGCGGGTCCAGTTCGCGGCAACTGGCCGCCAGGATGATCTCATGGGCCTGGTAGGGGAGGTAGCCCTTCCGGTAAACCCGATCGGCCACCAAGGCGTCGTACATGTCGGCGATGGCGACGATGCGGGCGTACTCGTGGATCTCCTCGCCTTTCAGTTGGCGCGGGTACCCGGAGCCGTCAAAGCGTTCCTGGTGCTGGAAGGCCACATGGGCGGCCGCCAGGGAAAACTCCGATTGATGACGGATGATCTCGAAGCCGTATTCGCAGTGCCGGCGGATCTCTGTAAACTCCTCCGGGGTCAGACGCCCAGGCTTGTTCAGCACCTCATGGGGGATCAGCATCTTGCCGATATCATGGAGGATGGCGCCGCAGGCGAGGTCGTACAGTTCCAGTTCGTTATATCCCATGGCGATGCCCGTCAATACGGACAGCACACAAACGTTGACTGAATGCCCAAACGTATAGTCGTCAAAGGTGCGGATGTCGGCCACGTGATACATGACATGGCGGTTGCGCAGCACCTCGTCGATGATGGCCGAGGTGGCCGTCTTGACGGCAACCGGTTCGAGACCCTTATCGGCGTGCAGTTGGACCCGGGCGAAGGAGTGGCGGATCGTCTGCACCGCAGCGAGGCGAACCTGCTCGCTGAGGACGTCGGGCACCGTCAGATCGCCGATCACCTGGTCCTTGATCAGCACTGCCGGAACCCCCAGTTCCTTGAGACGGCGGATGAAGGGCGTGGACAGGGTGATACCGGCGCCGAGCAAGGTTCGCCCGTCGGCGCTATAGATGCTGCGCGCCAGGATCATGCCCGGCTCAACAGAGTCGATGGAAACTTTTCTCAACCGGGCCGCCCCCTTCTGTCATGGCGTCGATGCAAAACGGAAGACAAGGGCCTCAACACAAGCACCGTAAAGATTATGTAACGCAAGCC harbors:
- a CDS encoding KamA family radical SAM protein, which encodes MDRTALLRPPEAAHEGELLRALERFWGENLIFFELLCHSRTLDEARERAFNYLVDFERKILHSRAPVAPAERALSRKAIQVLKNTFARRNEELTHESALKVLFQLAHGETVAASEAFVEEMRHLFLAMKEKSGLYETQAVVTPGRDGRLSRLGRQVLEQVERYAHGLRNDVIERREADRRRFLDHFGATMEEWNDWRWQCRHVIRDAGALQALVDLTDEERAAIELARSEGIAFGVTPYYVMLMDREPHRRFDHAVRAQVLPPMDYVEGILAGKGDPSKSFDFMGEGDTSPERLITRRYPMIAILKPYNTCAQICVYCQRNWEIDDVLSPKAAASEDKMSKALAWFRQHPEVEEVLITGGDPGIMSDGALKKVLDAVCAFDHIRRIRIGTRTPVVLPMRITEAFADLLASYRIPGRREVVVMTHFEHPYEVTPEAAEAVQRLRRRGLPVYNQGVFTLENARRFEMAALRRLLRLIGVDPYYTFNAKGKEETRAYRVPIARLLQEQAEEARLMPGLNRSDEAVFNIPRLGKNYLRAGQDHEVIMVDSRGRRIYEFYPWDMPSDPQPFLFTDVAIQDFLHALAQRGEAPEAYRSIWYYY
- a CDS encoding HD-GYP domain-containing protein, with the translated sequence MRKVSIDSVEPGMILARSIYSADGRTLLGAGITLSTPFIRRLKELGVPAVLIKDQVIGDLTVPDVLSEQVRLAAVQTIRHSFARVQLHADKGLEPVAVKTATSAIIDEVLRNRHVMYHVADIRTFDDYTFGHSVNVCVLSVLTGIAMGYNELELYDLACGAILHDIGKMLIPHEVLNKPGRLTPEEFTEIRRHCEYGFEIIRHQSEFSLAAAHVAFQHQERFDGSGYPRQLKGEEIHEYARIVAIADMYDALVADRVYRKGYLPYQAHEIILAASCRELDPRISQIFLQNIAIYPIGSTVQLNTGDIGVVVDVNKAFQSRPVIRLLYDADGLPLKRPYEMDLTRHLTVFIDKVLFEEHVRELTTPHYQEAK